The Vulpes lagopus strain Blue_001 chromosome 6, ASM1834538v1, whole genome shotgun sequence genome has a segment encoding these proteins:
- the CRIP2 gene encoding cysteine-rich protein 2 isoform X2, producing the protein MASKCPKCDKTVYFAEKVSSLGKDWHKFCLKCERCNKTLTPGGHAEHDGKPFCHKPCYATLFGPKGVNIGGAGSYIYDKPSAEGPQVTGPIEVPVVRAEERKATGPPKGPSKASSVTTFTGEPNMCPRCNKRVYFAEKVTSLGKDWHRPCLRCERCGKTLTPGGHAEHDGQPYCHKPCYGILFGPKGVNTGAVGSYIYDRDPEGKAQP; encoded by the exons ATGGCCTCCAAGTGCCCCAAGTGCGACAAGACCGTGTACTTCG cggAGAAGGTGAGCTCCCTGGGCAAGGACTGGCACAAGTTCTGTCTCAAGTGTGAGCGCTGCAACAAGACGCTGACTCCGGGGGGCCATGCGGAG CACGACGGGAAGCCGTTCTGCCACAAGCCCTGCTACGCCACGCTGTTTGGACCCAAAG GTGTGAACATCGGGGGTGCCGGCTCCTACATCTACGACAAGCCCTCTGCCGAGGGGCCGCAGGTCACCGGCCCCATCGAGGTGCCTGTGGTCCGGGCTGAGGAGCGCAAGGCGACTGGTCCGCCCAAGGGGCCCAGCAAAG CCTCCAGCGTCACCACGTTCACGGGGGAGCCCAACATGTGTCCTCGCTGTAACAAGAGGGTCTACTTTG CCGAGAAGGTGACGTCCCTGGGCAAGGACTGGCACCGCCCGTGCCTGCGCTGTGAGCGCTGTGGGAAGACACTTACTCCAGGCGGGCACGCGGAG CACGACGGCCAGCCCTACTGCCACAAGCCCTGCTACGGGATACTGTTTGGACCCAAGG GAGTGAACACGGGAGCCGTGGGCAGCTACATCTACGACAGAGACCCCGAGGGCAAAGCTCAGCCCTAG
- the CRIP1 gene encoding cysteine-rich protein 1 produces the protein MPKCPKCDKEVYFAERVTSLGKDWHRPCLKCEKCGKTLTSGGHAEHEGKPYCNHPCYSAMFGPKGFGRGGAESHTFK, from the exons ATGCCTAAGTGCCCCAAGTGCGACAAGGAGGTGTACTTCG CTGAGCGGGTGACCTCTCTGGGGAAGGACTGGCATCGGCCTTGCCTGAAGTGTGAAAAATGTGGAAAGACGCTGACGTCAGGCGGCCACGCCGAG CACGAAGGCAAGCCCTACTGCAACCACCCCTGCTACTCGGCCATGTTCGGGCCTAAAG GCTTTGGGCGGGGCGGAGCCGAGAGTCACACTTTCAAGTAA
- the CRIP2 gene encoding cysteine-rich protein 2 isoform X1 has translation MPSHCGPGSGGTPGVSVGPACCSAPLLPSSIPLAGSLSALALPLLRPLVSIGPEWPCHTREPLLVPWDCSWGGRLSQGSPLRAVPHGSPGRAGPWAPCTHSLQQPPDAQPPRGGAPLRPPHPHPPPCRARARARVRPGGGRSGWSVRLEGTAGFWAVVLGNGRGRGAEKVSSLGKDWHKFCLKCERCNKTLTPGGHAEHDGKPFCHKPCYATLFGPKGVNIGGAGSYIYDKPSAEGPQVTGPIEVPVVRAEERKATGPPKGPSKASSVTTFTGEPNMCPRCNKRVYFAEKVTSLGKDWHRPCLRCERCGKTLTPGGHAEHDGQPYCHKPCYGILFGPKGVNTGAVGSYIYDRDPEGKAQP, from the exons ATGCCGAGCCACTGTGGCCCTGGGAGTGGGGGGACCCCGGGGGTCTCTGTgggccctgcctgctgctctgcacCCCTGCTGCCCTCCTCCATCCCGCTCGCTGGGAGCCTGtctgccctggccctgcccttgcTGCGGCCCTTGGTGTCCATTGGTCCAGAATGGCCCTGTCACACCAGGGAGCCTCTGCTGGTGCCCTGGGACTGCAGCTGGGGCGGGCGCCTGTCCCAGGGGAGTCCCCTCCGAGCTGTGCCCCATGGCTCCccgggcagggctgggccctgggccccttGCACACATTCCCTACAGCAGCCCCCTGACGCCCAGCCTCCGCGGGGAGGGGCACCGCtgaggcctccccacccccatcccccgccttGCCGGGCACGGGCCAGAGCCAGGGTGCGGCCGGGAGGGGGCCGGTCAGGCTGGTCGGTCAGGCTGGAGGGGACCGCAGGGTTCTGGGCTGTTGTCCTCGGGAATGGCCGTGGCCGAGGGG cggAGAAGGTGAGCTCCCTGGGCAAGGACTGGCACAAGTTCTGTCTCAAGTGTGAGCGCTGCAACAAGACGCTGACTCCGGGGGGCCATGCGGAG CACGACGGGAAGCCGTTCTGCCACAAGCCCTGCTACGCCACGCTGTTTGGACCCAAAG GTGTGAACATCGGGGGTGCCGGCTCCTACATCTACGACAAGCCCTCTGCCGAGGGGCCGCAGGTCACCGGCCCCATCGAGGTGCCTGTGGTCCGGGCTGAGGAGCGCAAGGCGACTGGTCCGCCCAAGGGGCCCAGCAAAG CCTCCAGCGTCACCACGTTCACGGGGGAGCCCAACATGTGTCCTCGCTGTAACAAGAGGGTCTACTTTG CCGAGAAGGTGACGTCCCTGGGCAAGGACTGGCACCGCCCGTGCCTGCGCTGTGAGCGCTGTGGGAAGACACTTACTCCAGGCGGGCACGCGGAG CACGACGGCCAGCCCTACTGCCACAAGCCCTGCTACGGGATACTGTTTGGACCCAAGG GAGTGAACACGGGAGCCGTGGGCAGCTACATCTACGACAGAGACCCCGAGGGCAAAGCTCAGCCCTAG